The proteins below are encoded in one region of Brachyspira intermedia PWS/A:
- a CDS encoding DUF3592 domain-containing protein, whose product MNRKKISIIEKILICSVGIFLTFDGIVGFFSFIDTKNYIHTVGVVEELDRRKIVYNPRKIGYKKVMVIRYEADNHGTLYATLRSHYPFRKVGDELPLWYDPNEPKNIKLPFSDSISYILSIVIGLLIIYFGLYIVNKNKY is encoded by the coding sequence ATGAATAGAAAAAAAATTTCAATTATAGAAAAAATATTAATATGTTCTGTAGGAATATTTTTAACTTTTGATGGGATAGTAGGATTCTTTTCTTTTATTGATACAAAAAATTATATTCATACTGTAGGAGTGGTTGAAGAGTTAGATAGAAGAAAAATAGTATATAACCCTAGAAAAATTGGATATAAAAAGGTAATGGTAATAAGATATGAAGCTGATAATCATGGAACATTATATGCTACTTTAAGAAGTCATTATCCATTTAGAAAAGTAGGTGATGAATTGCCTTTATGGTATGATCCTAATGAACCCAAAAATATAAAACTTCCATTTTCTGATAGTATTTCTTATATATTAAGCATTGTTATAGGATTGCTAATAATTTATTTTGGACTTTATATTGTAAATAAAAATAAATATTGA
- a CDS encoding dicarboxylate/amino acid:cation symporter, translating into MEELEPKSKKDYLLVKLLLGIALGIVIGMVCNEAVINVIQSIKYVLNQVISFMVPLIVLGFIAPAITRMGNRANKMLGVILALAYFSSVGAALFATIAGYIIIPNLNIASNVAGGKELPEIIFKLDINPIFPVITALFLAICGGVAVVKTKSKYFENLLDELNNIILFLVNNVVVPILPFYIGTTFATLSYEGTIIKSVPVFLIIIIIAIVGHFIWLTVLYSIAGIVSKKNPARVFKHYGPAYFTAVGTMSSAATLPVALKCASKSDALDKDIVNFAIPMGATIHLCGSVLTETFFVMTISKILYGQLPAVGTMILFVILLGIFAVGAPGVPGGTVVASLGIIISVLGFNDDGTALILAIFALQDSFGTACNVTGDGALALILQGIFKKDQKVS; encoded by the coding sequence ATGGAAGAGCTAGAACCAAAATCTAAAAAAGACTACTTATTAGTAAAGCTTTTATTAGGAATAGCTTTAGGTATTGTAATAGGTATGGTATGTAATGAAGCTGTGATTAATGTCATACAATCTATAAAATATGTACTTAATCAAGTAATATCATTTATGGTTCCATTAATTGTATTAGGTTTTATTGCACCTGCTATTACTAGAATGGGAAACAGGGCTAATAAAATGTTAGGAGTTATTCTCGCTCTAGCATATTTTTCTTCTGTAGGGGCTGCTTTATTTGCTACTATTGCCGGATATATAATAATTCCTAATTTAAATATTGCTTCAAATGTTGCAGGAGGTAAAGAACTTCCTGAAATAATATTTAAATTAGATATTAATCCTATATTTCCTGTAATAACTGCCCTATTCTTAGCAATATGCGGAGGAGTAGCCGTTGTAAAAACTAAATCTAAATACTTTGAAAATCTATTAGATGAACTTAATAATATAATACTATTTTTGGTAAATAATGTAGTAGTACCAATATTACCATTTTATATAGGAACTACTTTTGCTACTTTATCTTATGAAGGTACTATAATTAAAAGTGTTCCTGTATTTTTAATAATTATAATTATAGCAATAGTAGGACATTTTATATGGCTTACAGTTTTATATTCTATAGCTGGTATTGTATCAAAGAAAAATCCTGCAAGAGTATTTAAACATTATGGTCCTGCTTATTTCACTGCTGTAGGTACTATGTCATCTGCTGCAACTTTACCTGTAGCTTTAAAATGTGCAAGTAAATCTGATGCATTAGATAAAGATATTGTAAACTTTGCAATACCTATGGGAGCAACTATACACTTATGCGGATCTGTACTTACAGAAACTTTCTTTGTTATGACTATATCTAAAATATTATATGGTCAGCTTCCAGCAGTTGGTACTATGATTTTATTTGTTATATTGCTCGGTATATTTGCTGTTGGAGCTCCAGGAGTGCCTGGCGGAACTGTTGTTGCTTCTTTGGGAATAATAATTTCTGTCCTAGGTTTTAACGATGATGGTACTGCTTTAATACTTGCTATATTTGCATTACAGGATAGTTTCGGTACAGCATGTAATGTTACAGGAGATGGTGCTTTAGCCTTAATACTTCAAGGTATTTTCAAAAAAGATCAGAAAGTTAGTTAA
- a CDS encoding TIGR01212 family radical SAM protein (This family includes YhcC from E. coli K-12, an uncharacterized radical SAM protein.) — translation MQNKNNIQNNKNYYSFSDYVKNKFGVKVGKISIDTDFGCAHKANDGGCRFCNLNSYKPPYVAEEDINNQWINGLKNYRGRYQKFYGYFQLGTPLSQLASKESLKYANKLVHFDECVGLMFGARSDMLEDDVLKELSDLSYSSGKEIWLEMGLQSSNDETSKFINRGHDYKSFAEMVNHIKTNYSNIIICTHIIFGLPKKINDDNKKIIELESRDDMIKTVKDVSALKIDAVKFHQLDIVKGSYFENIYRDYHFPTLDEDFYIDLMSDAISFTRSDIIIARLMGDSLGDSLIAPKWTKSKGEIINLITKRMKEKNIIQGINYNV, via the coding sequence ATGCAAAATAAAAATAACATACAAAACAATAAAAACTATTATTCATTTTCTGATTATGTTAAAAATAAATTCGGAGTTAAAGTAGGAAAAATTTCTATAGATACAGATTTCGGATGTGCTCATAAAGCTAATGATGGAGGGTGCAGATTCTGTAATTTAAATAGCTATAAACCTCCTTATGTAGCAGAAGAAGATATAAATAATCAATGGATTAACGGATTAAAAAATTATAGAGGAAGATATCAAAAATTCTACGGATATTTTCAGCTAGGTACACCATTGTCCCAATTGGCATCAAAAGAATCTTTGAAATATGCTAATAAATTGGTGCATTTTGATGAATGCGTTGGACTAATGTTTGGTGCTAGAAGCGATATGCTTGAAGATGATGTACTGAAAGAACTTAGTGATTTATCTTACTCATCTGGTAAAGAAATTTGGCTTGAAATGGGACTTCAATCTTCTAATGATGAAACTTCAAAATTCATCAATAGAGGTCATGATTATAAATCATTTGCTGAAATGGTAAATCATATAAAAACAAATTATAGTAATATAATAATATGCACTCATATAATATTCGGACTGCCTAAAAAAATTAATGATGATAACAAAAAAATAATAGAATTGGAAAGCAGAGATGATATGATAAAAACTGTTAAAGATGTATCGGCTTTAAAAATTGATGCTGTAAAATTCCATCAGCTTGATATAGTAAAAGGTTCTTATTTTGAAAATATATATAGAGATTATCATTTTCCTACTTTAGATGAAGATTTTTATATAGATTTGATGAGTGATGCAATTTCTTTTACAAGATCAGATATTATAATAGCACGATTAATGGGCGATAGTTTGGGAGATAGTTTAATAGCTCCTAAATGGACTAAATCAAAAGGCGAAATAATAAATCTGATAACAAAAAGAATGAAAGAAAAAAATATAATTCAAGGTATAAACTATAATGTTTAA
- a CDS encoding DUF2828 family protein yields MSFLDLLKNSFNKTYTQNFADTNISSLSGVLDLFATMGASRLKKDDELLKYFIDAWRESPELTAKCMMYLRDIRKGIGEREVFRKYINIMIKQNHTLTAIEILKTIPELGRWDDIIYVWYENRENKNISDFTKNIILDQLEKDKTTDNVSLLAKWLPSENTSSKNTRNIARELIKLLNINTKEYRKILSALRKKIKIIENNLREKDYTFNYSSVPSLAIRKYSKAFIRNDEERYKQFFEDVKSGKVKLNTSVLTPFDVIREILDCDKEDIKSRREEFDLTWKNLPNIFGDNNLNAIVACDVSGSMGMYSNGEPLICSVALGIYIAQLNKSAFHNHFIDFCGNSKMHDISNINNIVDIVNYVLRSSIDMSTNIDSVFKALLDTAVKNHVPQEELPKYIIIISDMEFNQCEMQNKTNFEYWKEIFNKNNYKLPTIIFWNVNSLSIIIPALKNDDVLFVSGRSQNVIKNIINIDKYDLTNQDEISMLLILDTLKDYSIDIKD; encoded by the coding sequence ATGTCTTTTTTAGATTTGCTTAAAAATTCTTTTAATAAAACTTATACACAGAATTTTGCTGATACTAATATTTCATCATTAAGCGGAGTATTAGATTTATTTGCAACTATGGGAGCAAGCAGATTAAAAAAAGATGATGAATTATTAAAATATTTTATAGATGCATGGAGAGAAAGTCCTGAACTTACAGCTAAGTGCATGATGTATTTAAGAGATATAAGAAAAGGCATTGGAGAGAGAGAAGTTTTTAGAAAATATATTAATATTATGATTAAACAAAATCATACTCTCACTGCAATAGAAATTCTTAAAACTATACCAGAGCTTGGAAGATGGGACGATATTATTTATGTATGGTATGAGAATAGAGAAAATAAAAATATTTCTGACTTTACAAAAAATATAATATTAGATCAATTAGAAAAAGATAAAACAACTGATAATGTTTCGCTTCTTGCTAAATGGCTTCCTAGTGAAAATACTTCATCAAAAAATACAAGAAACATTGCAAGAGAATTAATAAAACTTTTAAATATAAACACTAAAGAATATAGAAAAATTTTATCTGCTTTAAGAAAGAAAATAAAAATAATAGAAAATAATTTAAGAGAAAAAGATTATACATTTAATTATTCTTCAGTTCCTTCGCTTGCTATTAGAAAATACTCAAAAGCATTTATTAGAAATGATGAAGAGAGATACAAACAATTTTTTGAAGATGTAAAGTCAGGAAAAGTAAAATTAAATACAAGCGTATTAACTCCATTTGATGTTATAAGAGAGATTTTAGACTGTGATAAAGAAGATATAAAATCAAGAAGAGAAGAATTTGATTTAACTTGGAAAAATCTTCCAAACATTTTTGGAGATAATAATTTAAATGCAATAGTGGCATGCGATGTATCTGGAAGTATGGGAATGTATTCAAATGGTGAGCCTTTAATATGTTCTGTAGCTTTGGGAATATATATAGCACAATTAAATAAGTCTGCATTTCATAATCATTTTATAGATTTCTGCGGCAATTCTAAAATGCATGACATATCAAATATAAATAATATTGTTGATATAGTTAATTATGTTTTAAGGTCATCTATTGATATGAGTACGAATATAGATTCAGTATTTAAAGCATTACTTGATACTGCTGTAAAAAATCATGTACCGCAGGAAGAACTTCCTAAATATATAATAATAATTTCTGATATGGAATTTAATCAATGTGAAATGCAAAATAAAACTAACTTTGAATATTGGAAAGAAATATTTAATAAAAATAATTATAAACTTCCTACTATAATTTTCTGGAATGTAAACTCATTAAGCATAATAATACCTGCTTTAAAAAATGATGATGTATTATTTGTTTCTGGAAGAAGTCAGAATGTTATAAAAAATATAATCAATATAGACAAATACGATTTAACAAATCAAGATGAAATATCAATGCTTTTAATACTTGATACTTTGAAAGATTATAGTATAGATATAAAGGATTGA
- a CDS encoding ImmA/IrrE family metallo-endopeptidase gives MSKLGLKNIADICGYTSIAKHHKLLDDLESNVMDNLILKYIEKSLLSHWKSAIENIILQNRQSDFREHLKEKEKQGDIINNRDFRILNIALYKIFIKEKEISSYGFLSPDEEPYVDIIIINKNMTIPEKRCVVAHELAHIIVERILKEKNVGINWDIVNEEELMDAIMCYILYDKSNFYKDDKLRNFIVDGVSEFKELRESIIDKYGN, from the coding sequence ATGTCAAAATTGGGATTGAAAAATATTGCTGATATATGCGGATATACTAGCATTGCCAAACATCATAAATTATTAGATGATTTAGAATCTAATGTTATGGATAATTTGATTCTTAAATATATAGAAAAATCTTTATTATCACATTGGAAAAGTGCTATTGAAAATATTATATTGCAAAATAGACAATCTGATTTTAGAGAACATTTGAAAGAAAAAGAAAAACAAGGTGATATAATAAACAATAGAGATTTTAGAATATTAAATATAGCTTTATATAAAATTTTTATAAAAGAAAAGGAGATTAGCAGTTATGGTTTTTTATCTCCAGATGAAGAACCTTATGTAGATATAATCATCATAAATAAAAATATGACAATTCCTGAAAAAAGATGTGTTGTAGCACATGAATTAGCTCATATTATAGTTGAAAGAATATTAAAAGAGAAAAATGTAGGTATAAATTGGGATATTGTAAATGAAGAGGAATTGATGGATGCTATAATGTGTTATATATTATATGATAAATCAAATTTCTATAAAGATGATAAATTAAGAAACTTTATAGTCGATGGAGTTTCAGAATTTAAGGAATTAAGAGAATCTATAATCGATAAATATGGTAATTAA